The Juglans regia cultivar Chandler chromosome 11, Walnut 2.0, whole genome shotgun sequence genome contains the following window.
gttgggccgtatgccactattattactCATAGTTGGgtcatatccactattattactcatAGTTGGGCCTTATCAGAATATAACAGAACTATCAGAATCAGACTTTAATCAGAATCTCATGTTAAGGTTTtcatatgccacatcatataaaaaaccaaatattgAATAGcttcaaataatttcacatgtttgaaacaaacagaatcaaaatatcttcatttattcacaacaaaaatttttagattttcatatttgctctttttgcatgatcagaaacataatgcacaaaattagctcatatctacaccagtcatgacagaaaatattttctcttatacataTTTCATGCATATGTAGAACACATCTGAGTTTGTTCtctgatttcttttcaaaacaaacatgcatattttcaaaagcaacctccttttattttattttatgcaaagtctagcataggaaccctgcttacctggacttcttagcttttcagaaatttcctaaaaaatgctgaacaaatattaatcgtcacctataaaataatcacgtaattcccataaatttcatttgaacacgtatttcaatatttaaacctaagtttctaaaataacctattttagtttctcaaaacctaaaattctcataacctcaaaacatatcatcactttataaaatcatcaatgtctatttaataaattctaaaacatttaaaaaatctaacctTTTTACTCTggaagtgtaattataaaatctaatactaaataatataattatgccaaaatattttaaattatgcagCAACAATATAGTAAGctagatcataaaaaataaaataaaacattattgttgactttttgaaagaaaaccttGCTTAATACCaatttaatttacttaaaagatttatgtaaaacataaataaattagaaagtaCTAATgcataataaaagtttaaaagcacATTAATACAACTTGTAGTAAAGGGTACtaatgtaatttcatttaattaatagatcAACTATTCTGGAAGTTATAGTTAGgcattttgttgtttgaaaacatatataacataaacaagTGTGAAAATAGCTTTGCATGGCAGGGGCTCACCGAGAAGGGAACGAGAGACGCAATGACAGTGCTGGGCAGAGGTTGAAGGTGGTCCATGCAGCGGCAGAGCACTGagattgaaagagagagagagagagagagagagagacgaagaggGACGGAGAGGAGAGTGGGTGAGTTCGAGAGTAGCTTACCGAGAGGTGAGCGACGAACTTGGATGGAGTGCAGCGCCCAACGATGCTCTTTGTGCGGTGGCGATGTCGTGGAGGAGGTTGGCGGCGGAGTCACTCGATTGGGCTGCGTCGAACGGCGGCaagcagaaaagaaaattgttcTGTTTTCAAAGACTAAAACAGAGGTATCTTCGGTGTTTGTTTGACCATGGAGGAGGCAGGGTGGTTGGGCAATGGGAGTTGTACCACGGTGGCTGAGAAGGGGTGCAGCTGTGGTGGTGCAGGGACGGCGCTTTGGGGGTGGTAATGCAAAGGTAGCGGCAGGGCTACATGGGGTTCATGGTTTGCCAACGGGCTGGGCGGTGGGGCTATCACACAGTGGCTTTTGAGTGGAAGAAAGAAGGCAATTATGTGAACGAGGTGATTCACTAGAAAACAAGTTAGGATGCAACAACTTCTTTTGCTGGAGAGAAAAATAGTGTTTATGGAGTTGATTCGAAAAAACCCTAGATGAGAACAAAAAGGAGGGTAATCGTGCATGTGCATGAGGTGGAGACGTGCGTTGTGGGGATGTTTTGGACGCTGGATCTAACTAGAGCAACCGGGTGtgggttaaaaaaaatgggTCTATGAAAGTAGTCCGCGAAAACAACTgctaaaataactcaattaatcCCGCAAATTTTCctagtaaaaaacaaataaaaaactcacTTGGTCCATTAAAGATTTTACCCTAAACATCAAGccgcaaaaaaaataataaaaggtcCGTAATCCATTAATACAAATTCTGAGTCCGTAACCTATTCCCAAAAATTACTCTCTAAAATCCCAGTGAGTTTTTCatccatatttaaaaaattcaaacaagaaGTTTCGTATTGGGCTAGGTGTTACATGGGATATTCCTATTGCATTAAGCTCCACTTTTATTGTAAGCTTAGCTAGCTAGTACGGTATTTatgatcacttttttttttttttagaagaataaaatcactttattcATGTTGTTTACAAGAAAGAATAGATACAAGGAGGGACTTCCTCCAAAACAATGCACTCCTCAGAGAGTTTTAATGCATCCTTAGCAAGACAATGTGCAACACAATTAAACTTCCTAGGCACAAAAGAAACAGACCAATGCTGAAACTATTACAGCATCAGTCTAATATCAGACACCATCAAACCAACTGGACTCCACTGATCTACTGACCCTTTGATATCATTCACCACCTTTTGAGCATTCACCCTCCAATATAATTCTTTGCAAACCTAGTTTTTTAACAAGAATGATAGCTTTAAGAGTAGCAAAAGCCTCAGGTAGATATGCATCAAGGAAAAAGGCACTTTGGGATCTAAGAGAGGCTATAACTTTTCCAGTCCAATCTCAAACAATGACCCCTACACCAACTTTGCAATTAACCTTATCAACTGCTACATCCCATTTGGCTTTAAAGACATGAAGGTAAGGAGCCCTCCACTGGGACTCAATCTGCCTTTCAATCACTCTGCCCTTATCAAACTTTTGGTTAGCAGCCTTAAAATCCATGTTTACTTGGTTAATCACTTGTAGAAGAGCATTTGGATCCATATATAGACTTTCCTTCAAATACAGAATAGTTCCTCCGTTTACAAAACTGGTATACAGTTACAGCAAAGATAGCCATTTCCTCTTCATCTAGAATTGTAAAAAGATAGGTCACCAATTCCTTAAAAGAGGAATCCATCACTACCACCTTCTGCATTCTTTTGAAGCTGAAACCCCAAACATCCTGAGCTGATTAGCATTTCCATAGTATATGAGAAGCTGACTCAGGCCCAAGGCCACACACATGGCACAAAGGAGATTCAACAATTTTCCTTTTGAACAAATTCTGGTTGGTAGGTAAAGATTCGTGACATGCTCTCCATAGcatcattttaaaaacattagTAATATGAAGTTTCCAAATCTTAGCCCAGATGTCTTTCCTCAATGATCTTTGAGATGACTCTCCCTTTACAGAATATCACATCGCAGGTGATAAGCACTCTTTATAGAGAACTTACCATCACTAGTACATCTCCACACCATTTTATCTGATGCATTGCTTACACATATAGGGATCCTGCTAATAAAATCAGCCTCTTCAGCATTCGCCATCTCTCTTAACAGCATCTGGTTCCAAGAACTTGTAGGCTTGTCAATCAGATAACTAACCTTCCACCCATCATATTGATCTTTCATAGGAGACTGAATTTTAAAAGTGGATGGAAGAGGGATCCATCGATCAGACCATATGTTCACTGATTCTTCACTGCCAATTCTCCATATTAGGCATTCTTGCAAAACTTTCTTTGTTGTCATGAAGCTTCTCCAGAAGAGGCATTGCTACCAACCTTTGCATTCAGAAAATTAATCTTATGGAAATACTTTGCTTTTAGTACCCTTGCAGCAAGTGTTTGAGGTTGTTACAAAAttctccaaccttgtttagcaAGGAGAGCCACATTGAAGTCTTCAAAATCTCTATAGCCAAGACCTCCATCTAGTTTTGACTTGCCAAGCAGTTTCCAAGAAATCTATTGGGTTTTTGCCCTGTCTCCTCTACTACCCCACCATAAATTCTGCATAAGTTTGTTAATGGATCAAAATTGCTCTAGGAAGcttgaaaatacacatatagTATGTTGGAATGGCCTGTACCACTGATTTCAGCAACACTTCGTTACCAGCCTGAGAGAGGAACTTCACTTTCCAGTTTTGCATCCTATTTCGAATGCTATCCAGAATGGGCCTAATAGCTACAAGTTTTTGTTTCCCCACATAAGAAGGGAGccccaaatatttctcaaaatactTAGCTTCCTTCATTCTCGTAGTAGAAAGAATTGCCAGCTTTGCATCAGCTCTTGTATTTTTGCTAAAAAAGATTGCAGATTTGTCAATGTTGAGTTTCTGTCCTAAGGCAGCTGCATGAGAATTCAACAATCTGAAAAGTATACTCCACTCCAAAGGAtttgccttaaaaaaaaaaaacaaactatcaTATGCAAAAAAGAGATGGTTAACAGTAAAGTCCCTCTAGCAAAAGAAAAGCCAAATATAAAACCTCTTTTCTCAGTCTTATCCAACATTTGACCCAAAACTTCTGAGCAAAGATAACAGAGATAAGGGAAAAtaggatccccttgccttatGCCACGAGATGGGTATAAAGTTTGCTGAGGGGAGCCATTAATTAAAAAGGAACTTCACTGTACTGACACTTCATGATCAGATCTATCCAGTGCCCTCCAAACCCCATTCTCTTCAAATCAGCTTCAAGAAAACTCCATTTAATTCTGTCATAAGCCTTGCTAGAGCTAGAAACAAGAGGGAACGTTACTGGAACGataatagaattattatatagcCTTTGAGTACTCGCTTTGGGTAATCTCTACTTTATTGAACGTCTTCAACAACCAACGCTGGATAATTAATTTGTCctttctattattatattgcTCTTAACATTAATCGGCATGAAGAAGTTACAAGAGGATACCAATATCTTTCAAGGGAAAAGAGTATCAAAGTTGTTGGGCCATATTAAAACCCATTAGGCCCGTAAGCCCAGTTAGACGCCCAGTTTTGGCAGTATTTGATCTCTTCGCTTCAAGTCTTGAATATAGTCATTGGGTAGAACACTTAAAAGTCATATCATTTGGCTTGGCAGCAATGCGAGTGAACTCCCAAAATGCAACTAAAAACCTAATAACAAAGTAAATGAAGTTTCCAAAAGAAATGGTTGTTATAACTTAGAAGATACACTCTCCCAGTCAATCAATCACTAGTCGTCGTCACTTTCATAGTTTTGGCAGAGCGATTGTAGTCCAGCACTTGTATCAGCAATTTTATGCTCTTCGCTACTATCTCCGTGCCTGGCCGGATTTTTATCGCCTGTGGTCACAGCCTGTAGTGCACTTGTATTGGCTCCAGCCCCTTGTTTGTTCCCTTCCATTTTCACTAAATTATTATCATTGGAAGCTGGTTtcctaaccgaaatcctaacGGCTGAAGACTTGAATATTAACTTGGGATTGCCAGCAGCCCCTGAACTACCTGGATTTTCTTCTGTCAACAATTAAAcaggaatataaattttgatgtCTCTAAAGGAAAATATTGCAACTGAGCCAATATCAATGACCCCttcttaaaatgaaaagaaaatgtatggCATACataatttagtttttctttcaatagaaataattttcatgcgacattttttttttgtttttagatgcTAAGTGTGCAGTTTCGACACATGTCCAAATATAATTTGTCGTGCCGTGACAAACAGGTTTCACAtcaatattttctgtcatgtcactaatctaatattaaatgaataaaggGATCAATTTGTTAGGCAAAGCATacccaatatattatatatttttctaaatttttttacaacagCAACTAATTTGTAATTAGTGCAAACCTAGGTACCAATAGAGCTATTTACATCAGTTAAATAGCATcactttaaactaaaatattactTGAACAAACCCAGAGAAACTGAAAATTGGGAAAAAGAATAACGGTGGCAGTGCGCTCCAATTTCTATACTAGGAAGGGGGAAAGTATCTACTACCTTTGTTGGTGGAGCTGTCAACAAAAGTGGCTTTTGTTAAAGAATCTGTTGGGTTACCAAGAGGCTCTTCAGAAACCTTTCTCCTCTGCATTGAAATCATGTGCAAACACAAGTTCAAATCTTTTCAGCATAATCCTAATTTCATACAACTATTAGTTTCCAAGTTTTAGCCTTCCAAAAGATATTGGCTTACAAACCctttaactttttcttcaacATCCTATAATCTAAAATTATAGTCCACCAattaatataaacaatttaGATGTATATCAAATCTTTACAGTATCAAGTGACTCCTACTTGAAAAACTATAAGAACCCATTATAAAATTCTGTTTGAATGATATCATGAAGAATTGCACAAGAGTAAACGTTTTTTTACCCTCaaaatgatagatttttttatttttttttcaaaatgatagaTTCAATCCATACTTACAAAACAACCTTAGGAAACACAAACCATCATTACAGCATCACCATACCTTCAGATTATCACCAGATATTTCCCCATTGCCACTTGAAAGCTGAATCATATCTCCATCATCGTCAAGATCTTCATCATGAATTCTTCGAACATAATCTACTGGCTTctgcaaaatattttcaacatagTTAAGAGGCAAACATCTCACATACAAAAGAAAGGAGGGGTAGGGGGAGGGGGGAGGCTGACATTGGAAGTAAACTAATAGAAGTACAATTTATGTACTAAcatgaaatattgattttataagTGCTTCATCCTCTTCTTCCAACCTTTTCTCCTGCCAGcattaaaaatcaattaatagtCAGAACCTAGAAATCTAAACTACAATATGACCATATATTTATgcaaagagtaatgatacacataCAACCCTTTTTACAACGATGTTTTAAATTGAGGGTATTActgtaaaatgatgttacttttataagttagTTTACAAAAGTAAAAGGGCAAACTGCAGGAATTTTCTTCAAGTACAAGGACAAACTGTAGAAATAGTTTATGAGAATCAGAAGTTAAGCCATTACAGTAAAATAGTCTTATATACTGTTTGAACAAGTGGATTTGACtaatttgcatgcatgttcCTTGTGGACATATAGAATGGATTGAAGGGAATGGTTATGGATGGACGTGAACAAATTTCCCCAAGAAGTTTACAGTGTCAATAAAATTGTCACAGTTAACTAAAGAACCTCTCATAGACAGGAATACTGATGCAGTCCAGGCAGCTAAAAGCCAGTGATCCACAACTGAAGCAACATAGAAGAGATTTGATCTGGTGGCTGGTTGAAAAAAGATTAGTAAAGACAGCGAAATCAATCCATTTGTTTGTTATGCTTGACCATGGACAAGTACTCGCCCACATTATACATGAGAATAGCGTTGAACATGTAAGTGTTCACCCTACAAAAGAGCCCAAACAACACAATGAAAGTGTGACTGTGCAGCCCAGTGTGATTTAGTAATGAGAGTGATCTGATATACTTTTGCACTTAAGGAGCAAACCtgacctttctttttttttttttttttttataaataagcgATATTAggataagaataggcaaagtccaagtacacaagatgttaTACAAGAGACAAAGATCTATCTAGGTCGCATAAGTgagaacaagaaaatcatgtaaattaaggccattaaaatctatagctatgGCCTATAGAAATAAagtaaggaaaaataaagattgAAACTCCTCTAGAGTctgctccttatcttcaaatgtTCGATCGTTACACTCTCGCCATATGCACCACCTAATGCAAatagggaccatcttccacacggctTTGATTTATGTAGcacctcacaatgtagcaaGAAATGATCCATTGACTCGCCGGCTTTCTTGCaaatacaacaccaatctaagATAACGACCTAGTGCTTCCTCAGATTATCGGTTGTCAGAATCTTGCCTAGAGCAGAGCTGTTCAAGTGAAGAAAAGtgctcttcttttttcttctttttttttttttggccgcTTATTCCTCCAAAGATTCATCCATGGGAAAAGAGTATTCGGTAAATAAGTAAGGGATTTATAATAGGATTGAACCGAGAAAACTCCCTTACTTGCAGGTGTCCACCATAGCTTATCGTCTCGTATTCCATTCGACTTCACGGAATACAATAGGCTGCAAAAAGCCTCAAAGCTATCTACTTTCCAATCTTGGGCTGCTCTATTGAAGGTGACATTCTATTGGACTTGGTCCCCCGATCGATCCATTAGGTCCGCCACTGAAGCTTCTTGGTCACGTGCCAACCAGAAGACGGATGGAAAGGAGTCCTTTAGAGCCTCCTCCCCACACCATAAGTCCCTCCAAAATTTTAACCGAGTGCCCACACCCAACACAAATTTGGCTTGGTGGGTGAACACCCCCCACCCACATCTAATGTGCTTCCAAATCCTCACTCCATAGGCCCCGTTCACCTCTCTAGTACACCATCCCCCCCAACATACTTCCATGTTTGCAATCAACCACCAATTTCCATAGGACTTCCGGTTCCATACCATATCTCCATAGACACTTCTAGAGTAGGATCCTattgaaaattctcatatttttttatccccAATCCACCAGAAGAAATTGGTCTGCACACCTTGTCCCAACTAACTAGATGGAACTTGAAATCATCCCCCatcccactccataagaaatcacgatggaatttttcaatctttttcgcCACACAAGTTGGAATAGGGAATAGAGACAGAAAATAagttggtaagttagaaagagtactCTTGATTAGAGTCATGCAGCCTCCTTTCGACAAGTAACATCTCTTCCACCCTACCAATCTtcattttatcttctcaataactAAATTCCAAATAGAAAGAGCCCATGAGGCTGCCCCCAACGGCAATCCCAAGTATTTCATAGGAAGATAGGTGACCTTTACACCCCAGTGTACTGGCCAAATGTCGAGAGTTGCTGACATTCCCGACCGGCACTAGCTCTGATTTATCAAAGTTTACTCTCAAGCCTGACGCTGCTTCGAAGCATAATAAGAGTGTCTTCAATGCCCTAAGTTGATCTTGATCTGCCTCGCAAATAATTAAcatgtcatctgcaaataaaacatgagaaaTAGATAGACAGCCCCTATTGGGGTCACCTACTGAAAATCCAGCCACAAAATCATTTCTAACCATGGCCAATAACATCTGACTAAGGACCTCCATAATAACAACAAAGAGAAGTGGGGACAGCAGATCTCCTTGTCTCAGGCCACGCGAACTGCTGAAGAAACCGGCTGAGTTGCCATTAATCAGAACTGAGAACTTTACTGTAGAGATGTACCATCTAATCCACGTACACCATCTTTCCCCAAAACCAAATATAATCTACGTACACCATCTTTACCCAAAACCACATATCTCCaacaaaaagagaaggaaaccccaatttacatgatcatatgccctTTCCATGTCTAGCTTACAAATAATCCCTGCAATCCCAGACTTTAATTTGTTATCTAGATATTCATTGGCTATAAGGACTGAATCCAGAATTTGACAACcccttacaaatgcattttgcagTTTCATGATCATCTTGCCTAAAACCTTGCCTTTGCAAGCAcctttgaaataaatttttataccCTATTTATGAGGCTAATGGACCTATAATCTTTCACCTCCGAAGTTTTGCTCTTCTTTGGGATCAAAGCAATAAAAGTAGTatttaggcttttctcaaacttcacaGCTGAAAACAATTCCTGAAATACATTCATTATATCCTCCTTACTACTTCCCAACATGGTTGGAAGAAACCCATCAAGAAACTGTCTGGACTTGGTGCTTTGTCACTAGTCATTCCTCTTACTACATCAAAGACTTCCCCTTCCTCAAAAGATCTCTCCAACCAAGACATTGTCTGTGGTTCAATAGAGTCAAAAGCAAGTCCATCAGGTTTTGGCCTCCACCCCTCTCGTTCTGTAAACAACTGTTCATAGAAATCCACCACATGATCTCGGATCACAGAAGCGTTCGTGTAGTCTATACCATTAATATTCAGCATCTTGATGGTATTATATCTCCTATGAGAATTGGCCACCATGTGGAAAAATTTTGTACATcggtccccttccttcaaccataatgCTCTTGACTTTTGACGCCAAGAGATCTCCTCTAGAGAAAGAACTTTCTCCAACTCTGATGCCAACTATCTTTCGCACTATTTCTTCAGGGGCGAGGGCTCTATCCTCAAGTATTCTCTCAAAACCTTGTAGTTCCTCCACTAATGTTTTCTTACGCTCCTTATGTCACCAAATGATTGGAAGCTCCAAAGCTTTAAATCATTCTTGAAAACTTTTAGTTTACCTGCAAGTATATAGGAAGGAGTACCATGAAACTGATAAGATGACTACCAATTTCTGACCCTATCCACAAAGCCTTAACTCTTAacccacatattttcaaacttaaaatatcgaTGTCCGCCTTGGATACCACCACCATCCAACATGACGGGAAAGTGATCTGAGCAAAGGCAAAGCAACCTCTTTTGACACACCTCTGAGTAATGATTTTTGAGATTAGGAATCTGTCCAGCTGAGACCACGTCTGATTATTGGACCAAGTAAATGAGCCCCTTATGAGGGGAAGATCTACCAGGTTCAAGTCAAAAATACATGCTGAAAAATCTGTCATCGCTGAGCGCAACCGATTGTCTCCGGATCTTTCACTAGAGAACCTTATAACGTTAAAATCTCCTCCTATGCACCAGGGGAGGTCCCACCAACTATGTAATGCAACAACTTCTTCTCATAATAATCTTCTGATACTATCAACATTCGACCCGTaaacacctgcaaaagcccacacaaaattatattccaCAGCTTTAAAAGAACAGGCCACTGTGTACTCCCCAACAAAATCCTtcattttctccaccacccttctatcccacatcactaaGATGCCACCCGAAGCCCCGTTCGAAGGCAAATAAACCCAATTTGCATAAGGACAGCTCCAAACACTTCGCACTACTATTTTAGACACCAAtttcaactttgtttcttgtaatTAAACAATGTCCACCCTCCATACCCGAAGTAAGTTTTTTATGCGAAGACGCTTATTTGCCTCATTCAACCCAGGAACGTTCAAAGACACAATTTTCGGCTTCATAGAGGATATATAATTCCCTTCCCTTTGGATCTATCGCCGCTTGAGCTGCCCTCATAGTTCATGGACCATTTAAGTCTCTTTAAGCTCACGTTGTTTCTTGGTCTCAAACTTTTTAGACTGAGAGTGAGTCACCTCAATGGCGGTGAGAAGAaccataaattgttcctcaaaCCCCACATAGTGTTGAAAATCCTTTACCTTTCGAAGCACCCAGTCAGACACATTGAACTCGTATGGTAACTCACAGTTCAGAGGAAAAGGCTTCCCATGTCCCGAAGCCCACTGTGCATTCGAAGACATGCCCTTCTCCTCCCCCCTAAACAAATTGTTGCCCTCCCATTCGACCACAATACCCTTATTGATCTCCACATCATTGCCAAAGAAAGGAGTTGTTAATGGTGTATCAGGAACCATCACCACCTCACTTCCACCATGGTAAAGCATCTGAGATAACCCCACGTCACTTTCCATATTGAACTCCACGCTCAACTCGCCTTCTCCTTCCGACAGCATCTTGAGATGCTCCTTAGGATGAAATAAGGCCTCCgttggaggaggaagaggtTCCAGTGTGCCTATCGGCAGTTTCTGGCCACGCTGGATCGGAGATGTGGCTTTCGACGGCTAGATCTCCTCTGTGTCCTCATTTAGGAACGACATCGGCATTTTCTGGGTCATCGCCGATTGTCCCACCTCAGGCCGCCGTGATTCCGCAGGTTTCTCAGACAAAGGTTCGATATTGTTATTGTTGGTGGGCCGATGGGTTCCTCCGTTGTGTATCCTCCATACAGGCTGAGACTTGGGCTCGGGCCCAGTTGTGCTAGGCCTAGCCCCACAGCTGTTACTAAAGCCCGCGTGATGCTGGACGCAAGCGGGCTCAATCTTTGTTGATAGGGGCCTTGCGTTGCCCAAGTGGCTGGAGCCCTGATGTAACGAGCCAAAGCCCTTGTTAAGTGGGTCAGCTCCCACAGACAGACCCCGGCTAGTTCCATCTCTTGTCGGGCCCATCTCTACTCTTATAAGCCAATCCACTTTGGATTGTAGTGAAATCAGTTGGGACTTTACGTCCAGCAGAGAGGTGAGAACCTCACCTCCTGCCACGACGCCTAAAGGTCTGCCACCACCACCCTGCCATTGTACTAGGTGAATCTCTCTGTCAGAGCCGTGTCCCATACCCTGCTTTGCAGCAGTACCACTCTACCCTACCATGTCGTCGACCCCTATACGCAGATCACGGGGCTGCTCCACCATTAGTGCTTCCCTATAGGAGCAAAGTTGCGACTGAGCCTTCAACTCCTTTGATCTCTTCAGAGTTCCTTCCTTGTGAGTGGTCTTCCCGTCGTGAATAAACTCCCACAGAGCCTCCCCCATCCTCTTCCACCCTCGACCCTCCTCCtcatgaacaaaaataaagttcCTCCTACTACCACCACTGTATTCCACCACCGCAATGTAGCGACCTCGAATATTCGAACACAGTTGCGCAATAAAGCTGCAGCTACCTTCCCTGACTGTGGTGAAATATTCTCCTTTTTCATCCTTCATGCAGGCTTCCATGGCCTTAGCCAACCATTGCGCTGTTGGAGGACCCAAAGCCACCCTTGGCA
Protein-coding sequences here:
- the LOC108995814 gene encoding splicing factor YJU2-like isoform X3, with protein sequence MSLSLTTIFMTYLGIQIFRFYFKCTKCSAELAMKTDPKNSDYVVESGATRNFEPWREEDEVTEMEKQKRDAEEMGDAMKSLENRTLDSKREMDILAALDEMKSMKSRHATVSVDAMLEALQHTAGEKEKRLEEEDEALIKSIFHKPVDYVRRIHDEDLDDDGDMIQLSSGNGEISGDNLKRRKVSEEPLGNPTDSLTKATFVDSSTNKEENPGSSGAAGNPKLIFKSSAVRISVRKPASNDNNLVKMEGNKQGAGANTSALQAVTTGDKNPARHGDSSEEHKIADTSAGLQSLCQNYESDDD